The Silene latifolia isolate original U9 population chromosome Y, ASM4854445v1, whole genome shotgun sequence sequence aggaagcgaatcaagaaggacattcaagacACCATATTCACACATCCACACTCAAGATCACACCTCGACATATCATACTCAAATATACGTTCGTCtaggatcttgcaggcctgacgcctagggccagcaggattagctttgtgccACGATTagaatcatcctcctattcatatagtgcaatacttggcagggtaccgtccctcctgcggttgttcccacattgggttttccgcgtcaccaaatcttacgtgtaaATTTAcgttacgcactttatttttctatttatttattgacatacgaacgatcatacaaccaaccaacgagtaagaccacattgaccctaattaatcgacttgggtaaaaatacctaaacacatggttccatagaaatgatattatctttaataatgttagtttaagtatcagcaaacttattactttatgtaataatagcactaagacatggaatgtgactagatttaaggatctcaacaatcccgaggtagaggagtcagctagaaacaattctagtagggaagagatttggtgggaaaaacctacatacgatttcctaaagctaaattttgatggatcgagaatagaaggtaataaagctgctttaggatattctataagagattacaatggtaaagtcgttttgttgggagcaaaaaagtgcggttccaatagtatccttgttgcggaagcacttgctttaaaagaaggtattttagcagctaaatacttaggaatctcaaagttaattgtggagggtgataacttatgtgttattaactcgattcgaggtacttggcaaattccgtggAAAATTTATAGTATTATcaagcatgtgaaattagaccttcattttttcgatgaagtgataattaaacattgctttcgtgaaaccaacaaggttgctgacttcatggcttcagttggacattcatgtccaactctttcgaggtggtttgatagccggtggcttcaacttacctctctcattcgaaaggatgagataggttggtcctaccctataggatcaacctagttttcttacctaatcaaaaaaaaaaaaaaaaatacaacataAAACAATTTACTCAGAACATTGCTCAAATCCTTGCTTATGACTTCTACTTCCAGCACATTCATTAAACgcatcatggtatcagagcctcagaAATGAGGAGACCGATAACCATACAAGGTGAGCATTGACTGCATCTCAACCAACTTCGTACTAGGTTTTTATATTTAAGAAGCAGTGAAGATCATCACTAAATTCTCACTTATTATCTCAAACAAACCTATCTCATCTAAATGGCCTCGGAAAATCCATTTCATAACTCAGAGAACACTGACAATACAAAAGTGACACAAAATACCCAAATCTCCTCAAATATACCATTCACCATAGATCCTAAAGATCCACTTTATTTGCATCCAGCTGAGAGTACTCACCCAGTTGTGGTGGATACAAAACTGTCTGGCATTGAAAATTATCTTGAATGGAAGATATAAATGGAGATTGCTCTTTGTTCCAAAAGAAAGCTTGGATTCCTGACTGGAGTGGTGAAGAGACCATCAAATGATCCTTTCAGAGAAGCAGCCTGGGATACATGTAACTGTCTCCTCATTTGCTGGATCATGCACTATGTGGAGCAGCCCATCAAGAGATTTGTTATGTATACTAGAACTGCCAAAGAGATATGGGATTACCTGCAGAAACATTTTTCTGTGAGTAATGGAGCCAGAAAGTTCATGCTTAACAGGGAGCTTGATGAGCTTTCACAAGAGGACAAGCCCATCTGTGAATACTTCACTGATATAAAttctatttacgcacatttagtcccctaactagcctagttcttATACTTTTAATTATGTATTAGGGTTGTTTCTTGTCTTTAGTctccttctatgcatattctatggggtttggt is a genomic window containing:
- the LOC141632584 gene encoding uncharacterized protein LOC141632584 — encoded protein: MEIALCSKRKLGFLTGVVKRPSNDPFREAAWDTCNCLLICWIMHYVEQPIKRFVMYTRTAKEIWDYLQKHFSVSNGARKFMLNRELDELSQEDKPICEYFTDINSIYAHLVP